One Narcine bancroftii isolate sNarBan1 chromosome 3, sNarBan1.hap1, whole genome shotgun sequence DNA window includes the following coding sequences:
- the mlst8 gene encoding target of rapamycin complex subunit lst8 isoform X1, with the protein MNTSPGTVGSDPVILATAGYDHTVRFWQAHSGICTRTVQHQDSQVNALEITPDRSMIAAAGYQHIRMYDLNSNNPNPVINYDGVSKNITSVGFHEDGRWMYTGGEDCMARIWDLRSRNLQCQRIFQVNAPINCVCLHPNQAELIVGDQSGAIHIWDLKTDHNEQLIPEAEVSVNAVHIDPDASYMAAVNSSGNCYVWNLTGGIGDDVTQLIPKTKIPAHKRYALRCKFSPDSTLLATCSADQTCKIWRTSNFSLMTELSIKSNNPGETSRGWMWDCAFSGDSQYIVTASSDNLARLWCVETGEIKREYSGHQKAVVCLAFNDSVLG; encoded by the exons ATGAACACAAGCCCAGGCACGGTGGGCAGTGACCCTGTCATTCTGGCCACTGCTGGTTACGACCACACTGTTCGCTTCTGGCAGGCACACAGTGGAATCTGCACCCGGACTGTGCAGCATCAGGATTCT CAGGTAAATGCTCTGGAGATCACTCCGGACCGCAGTATGATTGCAGCTGCAG GATACCAGCATATCCGAATGTATGACCTGAATTCCAACAACCCAAACCCAGTGATCAACTATGATGGAGTCAGCAAAAACATCACCTCAGTTGGTTTCCATGAGGATGGACGTTGGATGTACACTGGTGGCGAGGACTGCATGGCCCGAATCTGGGACCTCAG GTCACGCAATCTGCAGTGTCAGAGAATCTTCCAGGTCAACGCTCCAATAAATTGTGTCTGCTTGCATCCCAATCAG GCAGAGCTGATAGTTGGTGATCAGAGTGGAGCCATTCACATCTGGGACCTGAAAACTGACCACAATGAgcaactgatccctgaggcagaaGTATCGGTTAATGCTGTTCACATTGATCCAGATGCAAGCTACATGGCAGCAGTCAATAGCTCG GGTAATTGCTACGTGTGGAACCTGACAGGAGGCATCGGCGATGATGTTACTCAGCTTATCCCCAAGACCAAAATCCCAGCACACAAACGCTACGCTCTTCGCTGCAAGTTCAGCCCTGACTCCAC ACTTCTCGCCACTTGCTCTGCTGATCAGACCTGTAAGATATGGAGGACCTCCAACTTCTCCCTCATGACTGAACTTAGTATCAAGAGCAATAACCCTGGAGAGACATCACGGGGCTGGATGTGGGACTGTGCATTTTCAGGAGATTCGCAGTACATTGTCACAG CTTCTTCAGATAACCTTGCCCGGTTGTGGTGTGTGGAGACTGGTGAAATTAAACGGGAGTACAGTGGGCATCAGAAAGCAGTTGTCTGTCTCGCCTTCAATGACAGTGTGCTGGGATGA
- the mlst8 gene encoding target of rapamycin complex subunit lst8 isoform X2 yields the protein MNTSPGTVGSDPVILATAGYDHTVRFWQAHSGICTRTVQHQDSVNALEITPDRSMIAAAGYQHIRMYDLNSNNPNPVINYDGVSKNITSVGFHEDGRWMYTGGEDCMARIWDLRSRNLQCQRIFQVNAPINCVCLHPNQAELIVGDQSGAIHIWDLKTDHNEQLIPEAEVSVNAVHIDPDASYMAAVNSSGNCYVWNLTGGIGDDVTQLIPKTKIPAHKRYALRCKFSPDSTLLATCSADQTCKIWRTSNFSLMTELSIKSNNPGETSRGWMWDCAFSGDSQYIVTASSDNLARLWCVETGEIKREYSGHQKAVVCLAFNDSVLG from the exons ATGAACACAAGCCCAGGCACGGTGGGCAGTGACCCTGTCATTCTGGCCACTGCTGGTTACGACCACACTGTTCGCTTCTGGCAGGCACACAGTGGAATCTGCACCCGGACTGTGCAGCATCAGGATTCT GTAAATGCTCTGGAGATCACTCCGGACCGCAGTATGATTGCAGCTGCAG GATACCAGCATATCCGAATGTATGACCTGAATTCCAACAACCCAAACCCAGTGATCAACTATGATGGAGTCAGCAAAAACATCACCTCAGTTGGTTTCCATGAGGATGGACGTTGGATGTACACTGGTGGCGAGGACTGCATGGCCCGAATCTGGGACCTCAG GTCACGCAATCTGCAGTGTCAGAGAATCTTCCAGGTCAACGCTCCAATAAATTGTGTCTGCTTGCATCCCAATCAG GCAGAGCTGATAGTTGGTGATCAGAGTGGAGCCATTCACATCTGGGACCTGAAAACTGACCACAATGAgcaactgatccctgaggcagaaGTATCGGTTAATGCTGTTCACATTGATCCAGATGCAAGCTACATGGCAGCAGTCAATAGCTCG GGTAATTGCTACGTGTGGAACCTGACAGGAGGCATCGGCGATGATGTTACTCAGCTTATCCCCAAGACCAAAATCCCAGCACACAAACGCTACGCTCTTCGCTGCAAGTTCAGCCCTGACTCCAC ACTTCTCGCCACTTGCTCTGCTGATCAGACCTGTAAGATATGGAGGACCTCCAACTTCTCCCTCATGACTGAACTTAGTATCAAGAGCAATAACCCTGGAGAGACATCACGGGGCTGGATGTGGGACTGTGCATTTTCAGGAGATTCGCAGTACATTGTCACAG CTTCTTCAGATAACCTTGCCCGGTTGTGGTGTGTGGAGACTGGTGAAATTAAACGGGAGTACAGTGGGCATCAGAAAGCAGTTGTCTGTCTCGCCTTCAATGACAGTGTGCTGGGATGA